From Thermogladius calderae 1633, a single genomic window includes:
- a CDS encoding tryptophan--tRNA ligase: MGVRIDPWDYRLVQEYDKLITVFGIQPIDNVEHYELLNHHFFKRRIVFGHRDLDKWLEALRKGERVAVLTGFMPSGTPHLGTAMVFEELKFFQSIGAHVKVVIADAEAYAVRREDRETTIKWGLEFIKHAIAWGVDPERAEFYFQTAMRDSYYRLIQMFSRKVTLAEMEAIYGDLSPAKVMSALTQVADILHLQLDEFGGYRYVLVPVGVDQDPHIRLARDVADRFEGELGLKRPSSTYHKLLRGLDGNKMSKSRPDFAIFLDDDEDVVKKKIAMALTGGRATAEEQRRLGGEPWKCMVYELYTYFLLSDEELKEITESCVKGGILCGECKRLAYSKLVEKLREHKKRYKEASEKINLDSIVKTPSF, translated from the coding sequence ATGGGCGTGAGGATAGACCCGTGGGACTACAGGCTGGTACAGGAATATGACAAGCTGATCACGGTGTTCGGCATACAGCCCATAGACAACGTGGAGCACTATGAATTACTGAACCACCACTTCTTCAAGAGGCGGATCGTGTTCGGGCACAGAGATCTAGACAAGTGGCTTGAGGCCTTAAGGAAAGGCGAGAGAGTGGCTGTCTTAACCGGTTTCATGCCGTCCGGTACCCCCCACCTCGGGACTGCCATGGTCTTCGAGGAGCTCAAGTTCTTCCAGTCTATCGGAGCACACGTCAAAGTAGTCATAGCCGACGCCGAGGCGTACGCTGTGAGACGCGAAGACAGGGAGACGACGATTAAATGGGGGCTAGAGTTCATAAAGCACGCTATCGCCTGGGGCGTAGACCCGGAGAGAGCGGAGTTCTACTTCCAGACAGCCATGAGAGACTCTTACTACAGGCTGATACAGATGTTCTCGAGGAAAGTTACCCTAGCTGAGATGGAGGCCATATACGGGGACTTGTCTCCAGCTAAAGTCATGTCGGCTTTGACTCAAGTAGCAGACATCCTCCACTTGCAGTTGGACGAGTTCGGAGGGTACAGGTACGTGCTTGTACCTGTCGGCGTCGACCAGGACCCCCACATTAGGCTAGCACGCGACGTCGCGGACAGGTTCGAAGGAGAACTCGGGTTAAAGAGGCCTTCTTCGACTTACCACAAGCTCCTTAGAGGGCTGGACGGGAACAAGATGAGTAAGAGCCGTCCCGACTTCGCTATTTTCCTGGACGACGACGAGGACGTCGTCAAGAAGAAGATCGCCATGGCGCTGACTGGAGGTAGAGCTACAGCTGAGGAGCAGAGGAGGCTAGGGGGTGAACCCTGGAAGTGCATGGTGTACGAGCTGTACACATACTTCCTCCTAAGCGACGAAGAGCTAAAGGAGATTACTGAGAGCTGCGTTAAGGGGGGAATCCTATGCGGGGAGTGTAAGAGGCTAGCCTACAGTAAGTTGGTCGAGAAGTTACGTGAACACAAGAAGAGGTACAAGGAGGCCAGCGAGAAGATCAACCTCGACAGCATCGTTAAGACGCCCTCCTTCTAG
- a CDS encoding orotidine 5'-phosphate decarboxylase / HUMPS family protein yields the protein MTYLQIALDFTSMTKALDLVMAVFREVRDGRVWFEVGTPLIKSWGLIPVRLIKEATNMFVVADTKTIDAAELEIGEAFKSGADAATVLGLADDSTIRAGVELAKANQKTLIVDLIGVQRPYERAVQVYSMGPDYVLFHIGVDVQRARGLSAVELVKEAYRFKRETGGRYCIAGGIKLEDVERLLEAEPDVIVVGGAITRSSNPVKTVLDFLEKLPK from the coding sequence TTGACGTACTTGCAGATAGCCCTAGACTTTACCAGCATGACGAAGGCGCTAGACCTAGTTATGGCAGTCTTCAGAGAGGTCAGAGACGGAAGGGTGTGGTTTGAAGTTGGGACTCCTCTGATTAAGAGCTGGGGTCTCATTCCCGTGCGGTTAATAAAGGAAGCCACTAACATGTTCGTCGTAGCCGACACCAAGACCATCGACGCTGCCGAGCTGGAAATAGGGGAGGCGTTCAAGAGCGGGGCAGACGCTGCTACCGTGCTCGGCTTAGCCGACGACTCTACGATAAGGGCTGGTGTCGAGCTCGCGAAGGCAAACCAAAAGACGTTGATCGTGGACCTCATAGGCGTCCAGAGGCCTTACGAGCGGGCGGTCCAGGTGTATAGCATGGGCCCAGACTACGTCTTGTTCCACATAGGCGTCGACGTGCAGAGAGCCCGCGGTTTATCGGCCGTGGAGCTAGTGAAGGAGGCATACAGGTTCAAGAGGGAGACGGGCGGCAGGTACTGCATAGCGGGCGGTATAAAGTTGGAGGACGTTGAGAGGCTTCTAGAGGCCGAGCCGGACGTCATAGTCGTCGGGGGTGCGATCACCAGGTCTAGTAACCCCGTCAAGACCGTCTTAGACTTCCTCGAAAAACTCCCGAAATAA
- a CDS encoding polyprenyl synthetase family protein, with the protein MVSDPVSIAKSVVEQELSRLFGEVEFAAKHTSPRLFHLTWIIRDFTLRGGKRFRATLVLAGFWSRRWGRELDDDVRKVMASVELLQSYLLVHDDIMDRDEIRRGGPTAHAWFRDVCVKDGLLADCPHYGISQGITAGDLLESLAVRLLSSTSPDVARPLVNRYTDGLMKVAFGQYLDVLLASLPLELVSEQDVITVHTLKTASYTVELPLHLGAIVSRESSTKLLNELSSYAIPAGVAFQLRDDVIGLFGKTEVTGKPVGSDVVQKKKTLLVVKAYEFAGESAKERLREIYSTGKQPSVDDVNFVVRTVEETGALDYTLRAIDRYVAEASKAIEEMTETSPEAKEFLRELLLKMAYREV; encoded by the coding sequence TTGGTCTCCGACCCTGTGTCAATCGCTAAGAGCGTCGTAGAGCAGGAGTTAAGCCGGCTCTTCGGAGAGGTGGAGTTCGCGGCGAAGCACACTTCTCCAAGGCTGTTCCATTTAACGTGGATAATAAGGGACTTCACGCTACGTGGTGGGAAGAGGTTTCGGGCCACGCTAGTACTCGCCGGCTTTTGGAGTAGGAGGTGGGGAAGGGAGCTTGACGACGACGTAAGAAAGGTCATGGCGTCCGTTGAGCTCCTCCAGAGCTACCTCCTCGTCCACGACGACATAATGGACAGAGACGAGATCCGCAGAGGAGGCCCGACAGCCCACGCATGGTTCAGGGACGTGTGTGTTAAGGATGGCCTACTCGCAGACTGCCCACACTACGGTATTTCACAGGGAATAACCGCGGGCGACCTACTGGAGTCCCTCGCTGTGCGGCTCTTATCTTCGACGAGCCCAGACGTGGCGCGTCCTCTGGTTAACAGGTACACGGACGGGTTAATGAAAGTGGCCTTCGGGCAGTACTTAGATGTCCTTCTGGCGAGCCTCCCACTGGAACTGGTCAGCGAGCAAGACGTAATAACTGTACACACGTTGAAAACAGCTTCGTACACAGTTGAGCTCCCGCTTCACTTGGGGGCTATAGTCTCGCGCGAGTCGAGCACCAAGCTACTAAACGAGTTGTCGAGCTACGCGATACCGGCTGGCGTGGCATTCCAATTAAGAGACGACGTAATAGGCTTGTTCGGGAAGACCGAGGTGACGGGGAAGCCTGTTGGTAGTGACGTGGTCCAAAAGAAGAAGACGCTTCTCGTCGTGAAGGCCTACGAGTTCGCCGGGGAGAGCGCGAAGGAGAGGCTCAGGGAGATCTACTCGACTGGGAAACAGCCGTCGGTCGACGACGTGAACTTTGTGGTAAGAACTGTCGAGGAGACGGGCGCGCTAGACTACACTCTGAGAGCCATAGACAGGTATGTGGCGGAAGCGAGTAAAGCGATAGAGGAGATGACCGAGACTTCTCCCGAGGCTAAGGAGTTCCTCAGGGAGCTGCTCCTTAAAATGGCCTACAGGGAGGTCTAA
- a CDS encoding DUF504 domain-containing protein — translation MGRRRGEIEEVLRRVFFSGHRSEYIVYILDRTPEGESLKAIPADSIDDVRGGYIYTKGNVIPFHRVLEVRDVKGRVIYTRKK, via the coding sequence ATGGGACGAAGAAGAGGGGAGATAGAGGAGGTACTGCGAAGGGTCTTCTTCTCGGGTCATCGTAGTGAGTACATCGTATACATCCTGGATAGGACGCCTGAGGGCGAGAGCTTGAAGGCTATACCTGCCGACTCTATAGACGACGTGAGAGGAGGCTACATATATACTAAAGGGAATGTCATACCTTTCCACAGGGTTCTAGAAGTAAGGGATGTAAAGGGGAGGGTCATCTATACTCGGAAAAAATAA
- a CDS encoding Glu/Leu/Phe/Val family dehydrogenase has translation MSLATLYENDPVYQQAVQQLKQSASILGLPEEIVEVLRHPEKLVQVRITVKRDNGKVESFIGWRSQHNSALGPYKGGIRYSENATAGETVALSMWMTWKNALAGIPYGGGKGAVRVNPKTLSARELEELSRKFFAAIAKEVGPDVDIPAPDVYTNPQTMAWYYDEYSKLVGYNAWGVVTAKPAELGGLAVRLVSTGYGVALGVREAAKKWLGGLEGKTVAVHGFGNVGGHAARYLSQWGATVVAVSDTSGVVYDPKGLKVKEVMEVKEKTGRVIDYKSGDVKVFTNDKAIFELPVDIIVPAAIENVITRENAPNIKAKLVVEGANGPTTPEADEILHKKDVIVVPDVLANAGGVVMSWIEWSHNRMGCWLTDDEALARLDKMMTQNFNKVFDEWEKKYRQYPMRTAAYAIAVDRVVKAMKLRGWI, from the coding sequence ATGAGCTTGGCGACTCTATACGAGAACGACCCCGTGTACCAGCAAGCCGTCCAGCAACTGAAACAGTCCGCGTCCATACTCGGCCTCCCCGAGGAAATAGTGGAGGTCTTGAGACACCCCGAGAAGCTAGTCCAGGTCAGGATCACCGTCAAAAGAGATAACGGGAAAGTAGAGTCCTTCATCGGGTGGAGGAGCCAACACAACAGCGCCCTAGGGCCGTACAAAGGCGGTATAAGGTACAGCGAAAACGCCACAGCCGGAGAGACCGTGGCGCTGTCTATGTGGATGACTTGGAAGAACGCCCTTGCGGGGATACCGTACGGGGGTGGCAAGGGCGCTGTACGGGTCAACCCCAAGACCTTGTCAGCGCGAGAGTTGGAAGAGCTCAGCAGGAAGTTCTTCGCGGCTATCGCTAAAGAGGTTGGCCCCGACGTCGACATACCGGCACCAGACGTGTACACTAACCCCCAGACCATGGCGTGGTACTACGACGAGTACAGTAAGTTAGTAGGGTACAATGCGTGGGGGGTCGTAACAGCGAAGCCGGCCGAGCTGGGAGGGCTAGCCGTCAGGTTAGTGTCCACCGGCTACGGCGTGGCACTCGGCGTCAGGGAGGCGGCCAAGAAGTGGCTTGGAGGACTGGAGGGCAAGACCGTGGCAGTCCACGGCTTTGGTAACGTGGGTGGTCACGCGGCGAGGTACCTGTCGCAGTGGGGCGCCACAGTAGTAGCCGTGAGCGATACTAGCGGTGTGGTGTACGACCCGAAAGGACTGAAGGTGAAAGAGGTTATGGAGGTCAAGGAGAAGACCGGGAGAGTTATTGACTACAAGAGCGGCGACGTCAAGGTGTTCACTAACGACAAGGCGATATTCGAGCTACCAGTAGACATAATCGTGCCCGCCGCCATCGAGAACGTGATCACGAGGGAGAACGCGCCGAACATTAAAGCAAAGCTTGTTGTCGAGGGCGCTAACGGGCCTACGACTCCTGAAGCCGACGAGATCCTCCACAAGAAGGATGTTATTGTAGTCCCCGACGTACTGGCTAACGCTGGAGGAGTAGTCATGAGCTGGATAGAGTGGAGTCACAACAGGATGGGCTGCTGGCTGACGGACGACGAAGCGCTAGCGAGGCTTGACAAGATGATGACGCAGAACTTCAACAAGGTGTTCGACGAGTGGGAGAAGAAGTACAGACAGTACCCGATGAGGACTGCCGCCTACGCGATCGCTGTCGACAGGGTCGTTAAGGCAATGAAGCTCAGAGGCTGGATCTAG
- a CDS encoding isochorismatase family cysteine hydrolase produces the protein MKPALVIVDMVHEFVRGRLRSPQAEQIVPVIRRLIEVARSCKAPVIHVVDRHLPFDHELRLWGPHSLVGSPESRIVEELQPIDGEYVFGKRFYSGFRDTGLDNALRDLGVDTLVVTGIHTHICVLHTVGDAFYHGYNVYVVRDGVAAFSERDHEYALEYMKSIYGAKIVDSAKAADVLCGRQ, from the coding sequence TTGAAACCCGCCCTGGTAATAGTCGACATGGTACACGAGTTCGTGAGGGGTAGGCTGAGGAGCCCGCAGGCCGAGCAGATAGTCCCGGTTATAAGGAGACTGATCGAAGTTGCGAGGTCCTGTAAAGCGCCTGTCATACACGTCGTCGACAGACACCTACCTTTTGACCACGAGCTGAGGTTGTGGGGCCCCCACTCCCTTGTCGGCTCGCCGGAGTCGCGGATCGTGGAAGAGCTCCAGCCTATCGATGGGGAGTACGTGTTCGGGAAGAGGTTCTATAGCGGTTTCAGGGACACCGGGTTAGACAATGCTTTGAGAGACCTCGGAGTAGACACGCTAGTGGTGACGGGGATACACACCCACATCTGCGTGCTCCACACTGTAGGGGACGCCTTCTACCACGGCTACAACGTCTACGTCGTCAGAGACGGTGTAGCCGCCTTCAGTGAGAGAGACCACGAGTACGCGCTAGAATACATGAAAAGCATATACGGTGCCAAGATCGTCGACTCGGCGAAAGCTGCGGATGTACTATGCGGGAGGCAGTAG
- a CDS encoding ABC transporter ATP-binding protein → MIVVDVTSLTVEYGGVTALKVDKLRFQNGVVNCVLGPNGAGKSSLLRAVAGIVNYKGNISITAGGVKIDKRDIHRFVSYVTDIRPSSIKLRVREALLSARYPCSPGFFYTEKDFEYVEKVSRILGVTDLLDRALNELSSGELQKVLLAMALVKDPLVVLLDEPDTHLDLYNKSRLSILVKSIAVDKLVTVSTHDPVFASLVCDRIVLLDKGIVLRDFKAEELTEHVSTLERVFKTRLVATTLSGRSMLIPDYSTTLS, encoded by the coding sequence ATGATAGTAGTCGACGTAACAAGCCTCACCGTGGAATACGGTGGCGTGACCGCGCTGAAAGTCGACAAGCTGAGGTTCCAGAACGGTGTGGTTAACTGTGTTCTAGGCCCAAACGGGGCGGGCAAAAGCAGCCTGTTGAGGGCTGTCGCCGGCATCGTGAACTATAAGGGCAACATATCGATCACCGCGGGAGGTGTTAAGATCGATAAGCGGGACATCCACAGGTTCGTAAGTTACGTCACGGACATTCGACCAAGCTCCATAAAGCTAAGAGTGAGAGAGGCTCTGTTGAGTGCGAGGTACCCCTGCTCGCCGGGCTTTTTCTACACCGAAAAAGACTTCGAGTATGTCGAGAAGGTGAGCCGGATATTAGGTGTTACAGACCTGCTCGACAGAGCACTTAACGAGTTGAGTAGCGGCGAGCTCCAAAAAGTATTACTGGCAATGGCCCTCGTCAAAGACCCTCTCGTTGTCCTCTTAGACGAGCCAGACACTCATTTAGACCTCTACAACAAGTCCCGCCTATCCATACTAGTCAAGAGTATCGCGGTGGATAAACTAGTCACCGTGTCTACCCACGACCCAGTCTTCGCCTCACTAGTGTGCGACAGGATTGTACTGCTCGACAAGGGTATCGTACTAAGAGACTTCAAAGCCGAAGAACTAACCGAGCATGTAAGTACCCTCGAAAGAGTTTTCAAGACACGGCTGGTCGCGACCACCCTTTCGGGTAGGAGCATGTTAATACCAGACTACTCGACTACCCTGTCTTGA
- a CDS encoding FecCD family ABC transporter permease, producing the protein MYLVDFVNPIPAVLRDYRFHRDLYAFLSGFILGFAGSVLQASLRNPLVDHYVLGVGSTSLFAAYLTIAVAGVVDITEVAASSLAGGLSGLLLSISIANLLGGSEVSYILSGVGVASVFSGASFLLSYYILEKQPYAQALLLGSFVTPSREYMPYLIAATAVVLVSYVLLAKRLNVLLLGDIYSRQLGVEPSITRLLSTLIAGGVASVVVGFFGTIGFVGLITPNLTRLLTKTSDNRVVIMYSSVTSGTLLLATDLIARKALVASVGEVPAGGVVSALGGLFFLGLLIREVRGSR; encoded by the coding sequence GTGTACCTGGTAGATTTCGTCAATCCCATCCCGGCGGTTCTAAGGGACTACAGATTTCACAGAGACCTCTACGCGTTTCTCTCGGGGTTTATACTCGGCTTTGCCGGTAGCGTCCTTCAAGCATCCCTCAGGAACCCGCTCGTAGACCACTACGTTTTGGGTGTTGGCTCGACGTCTCTGTTCGCCGCATATCTAACCATAGCTGTCGCGGGCGTTGTCGACATAACCGAGGTTGCCGCCTCAAGCCTCGCGGGCGGGTTGAGCGGTCTTCTGCTCTCTATAAGCATCGCGAACCTCCTGGGAGGAAGCGAGGTGTCCTACATTTTGTCGGGAGTAGGCGTCGCAAGCGTTTTCTCGGGTGCTTCATTCCTGTTGTCATACTACATACTTGAGAAACAGCCCTACGCTCAAGCACTCCTATTGGGCTCCTTTGTCACCCCTTCAAGAGAGTACATGCCGTACCTGATAGCAGCAACAGCGGTCGTTTTAGTGAGCTATGTTCTACTCGCCAAGAGGTTGAACGTGCTCCTACTCGGCGACATTTACTCCAGGCAACTCGGCGTTGAGCCGTCTATCACTCGACTCCTGTCAACCCTCATAGCGGGGGGTGTAGCCAGTGTTGTTGTCGGTTTCTTCGGTACGATCGGGTTCGTGGGTCTTATAACACCGAACCTCACAAGGCTTTTGACAAAGACGAGCGACAACAGAGTCGTCATAATGTACTCGTCAGTGACGTCTGGTACTTTGCTTCTGGCAACAGATCTGATCGCGAGGAAAGCTCTGGTAGCCAGCGTGGGCGAGGTGCCAGCAGGGGGCGTTGTCTCGGCACTAGGGGGGCTATTCTTCCTCGGGCTACTGATCCGTGAAGTGCGTGGTTCGAGATGA
- a CDS encoding ABC transporter substrate-binding protein, translating to MSKQEKALLLLVFTALALYHVTELSAVSHASTLTITDALGRVVNLTRTPQRVVSLSPSITETLLALNLSNEIVGVDHYSYSDWFMNASSQFQSRNVTDVGGYWWSAISIEKILSLQPGLVLADAGAHRPLLNTFVEYNLTVVYLKGGSATSIEDVYSDIYTIGLIFNRTGEATKLINNIEAQLNEGKRLLSGYAGLSVLYVVGIYQGIWVAGKSTYFNDLVSRLGLKNAAGSYGWRAVSIEDIAAWRPDVVIVASMGVTREDVEKSGLASLGAKVVYLNSTETDILSRPSPLVALVPSVLYDALSKAVPLPTTTTTPQTATVTYTETKTETSTFTMTITIEKTTYQSSWVLALVVSSLVIAFAAGLLTGRRTKKG from the coding sequence ATGTCCAAGCAAGAGAAGGCGTTGCTGCTACTGGTGTTCACAGCCCTCGCGCTTTATCACGTAACGGAGTTATCCGCCGTATCGCACGCGAGTACGCTGACGATCACCGACGCGCTCGGCAGAGTTGTCAACCTGACGCGTACGCCACAGAGAGTAGTCTCGTTGTCCCCGTCTATCACGGAGACGCTACTTGCGTTGAACCTCTCTAACGAGATAGTCGGCGTAGACCACTACTCCTACAGCGACTGGTTTATGAACGCCTCTAGTCAGTTCCAGTCCAGAAACGTGACCGATGTAGGCGGTTACTGGTGGAGTGCGATAAGCATCGAGAAAATCCTGTCACTCCAGCCAGGCCTAGTCCTAGCAGACGCTGGTGCGCACAGACCACTCCTGAACACCTTCGTCGAGTACAACCTCACTGTAGTATACTTAAAGGGAGGTAGTGCCACCAGTATCGAAGACGTCTACTCGGACATATACACGATAGGGCTGATCTTCAACAGAACGGGCGAGGCAACCAAACTAATAAACAACATAGAAGCCCAGTTAAATGAAGGTAAGAGACTGCTAAGCGGATACGCTGGGTTAAGCGTCTTGTACGTAGTGGGGATATACCAGGGTATTTGGGTAGCTGGCAAGTCAACGTACTTCAACGACCTCGTGTCCAGGCTGGGACTCAAGAACGCCGCCGGATCCTACGGATGGAGAGCTGTGAGCATCGAGGATATTGCCGCTTGGAGACCAGACGTGGTCATCGTGGCCTCTATGGGGGTCACCCGTGAAGACGTGGAAAAAAGTGGTCTAGCTAGCCTGGGTGCCAAGGTAGTTTACTTGAATTCCACGGAGACAGACATACTAAGTAGGCCCTCACCACTAGTAGCCCTAGTACCCAGCGTACTCTACGACGCCTTGAGTAAAGCGGTACCACTGCCTACTACGACTACTACTCCACAAACGGCAACAGTGACGTACACGGAGACTAAGACCGAGACGTCGACTTTCACGATGACTATTACGATCGAGAAAACAACGTACCAGTCCAGCTGGGTCCTAGCGTTAGTAGTGTCTTCTCTCGTCATAGCGTTCGCAGCCGGGTTGCTGACGGGGAGGCGGACCAAGAAAGGCTGA
- the dph5 gene encoding diphthine synthase — MLLLVGIGMKYEDLTLQAIQAIESADLVIIDTYTSIHEDINRIIELIGRKEVRLAKRSDLEGVGIERIVEEAARRKVAILVPGDPLIATTHEAIRVEAAKRGVEVKVVNGLTVVSLAFSRSGLHFYKLGRTVTLTYDPSSVDYVLRVIQDNTSRGLHTLILLDWRAEESKAMTVQEAVSMLLEGDKEGLLAGRVGVGLARLGFSDEYMVADLVPNLGGYEYPGPPHSLIVTGDLHFMEVESLRYNCGLPEKLYERLVKRL; from the coding sequence TTGCTCTTGCTAGTGGGTATAGGGATGAAGTACGAGGACCTAACACTACAGGCGATCCAGGCGATCGAGTCAGCCGACCTCGTAATCATCGACACGTACACTAGCATCCACGAGGACATCAACAGGATCATAGAACTGATCGGGCGCAAAGAGGTCAGGCTCGCTAAGCGTAGCGACCTGGAAGGCGTGGGCATTGAGAGGATCGTCGAAGAAGCGGCGAGGAGGAAAGTAGCTATACTTGTACCAGGCGACCCGCTAATAGCCACAACCCACGAGGCCATAAGAGTAGAGGCCGCTAAAAGAGGTGTGGAAGTGAAAGTCGTGAACGGTCTAACAGTGGTCTCTCTAGCCTTCAGTAGGAGTGGGCTTCACTTCTACAAGCTGGGCAGGACTGTGACCCTGACGTACGACCCCTCCTCCGTCGACTACGTGCTGAGAGTTATACAGGACAACACCTCTAGAGGTCTGCACACACTTATACTACTCGACTGGAGGGCTGAGGAGTCGAAGGCGATGACCGTCCAGGAGGCTGTAAGCATGTTACTGGAGGGGGACAAGGAGGGGCTATTAGCCGGGAGAGTCGGTGTGGGGCTAGCGAGGTTGGGGTTCAGCGACGAGTACATGGTGGCAGATCTAGTCCCGAACCTCGGGGGGTACGAGTACCCCGGCCCCCCGCACTCCCTCATAGTCACGGGAGACCTCCACTTCATGGAGGTGGAGAGCTTAAGGTACAACTGCGGTCTACCGGAGAAACTGTACGAGAGGCTAGTGAAGCGTCTTTAG
- a CDS encoding isopentenyl phosphate kinase, translating to MVYLKAGGSFLTIKEKPFSLNFRALSSLARILKGVPAELPLVLGNGGGSFAHIVVKAMRDKYGARPLLVRCQSATRWLNKLVVDYLVSEGVDATSIQTSAIITGGPGGFVVNHLPVVMSIKRGIRPVVYGECVFTEDGYSVLSTEAVFTLLAERIRPSLFVFLMDVEGVYTCDPKKCEKPELVSRIDSSNATRVLKSLGDRSAADATGGISGKVRSAIELSAKFRVPVLLMSGFNTDDAVKALTGHLEDVRGTVVYIER from the coding sequence GTGGTCTACCTTAAAGCTGGAGGTAGCTTCCTGACGATCAAAGAAAAGCCTTTCAGCCTTAACTTCCGCGCTTTGAGTTCCCTAGCTAGGATCCTGAAGGGGGTTCCAGCCGAGTTACCTTTGGTTTTAGGTAACGGGGGCGGCAGCTTTGCCCACATAGTAGTAAAAGCCATGCGCGATAAATACGGCGCCAGGCCCCTGCTTGTAAGGTGTCAGTCAGCAACACGATGGCTGAACAAGCTGGTGGTCGACTACCTCGTGTCTGAGGGGGTCGATGCCACCTCTATTCAAACAAGCGCCATTATCACTGGGGGGCCCGGTGGGTTCGTAGTCAACCACTTGCCGGTCGTTATGTCGATCAAGAGGGGTATTAGACCCGTGGTTTACGGGGAGTGCGTTTTCACCGAGGATGGCTACTCCGTGCTCTCCACAGAGGCGGTCTTCACACTGCTTGCGGAAAGGATTAGGCCGTCACTGTTCGTCTTCCTCATGGACGTGGAGGGGGTCTACACGTGCGACCCAAAGAAATGCGAGAAACCCGAGCTCGTCTCGAGGATCGACAGCAGTAATGCTACGAGGGTCCTGAAGAGTTTAGGAGATCGGTCAGCTGCCGACGCTACAGGCGGGATATCCGGCAAGGTCAGGTCGGCCATAGAGCTCTCTGCCAAGTTCAGGGTCCCAGTGCTCTTGATGAGCGGGTTCAACACTGATGACGCTGTCAAAGCTTTAACGGGACACCTCGAGGACGTTAGAGGAACTGTCGTCTATATCGAGCGTTAG